GCAAAATAAAAAAATGCACAATGCAAAATGAAACGCACAATCAAGAACGAACCTGCGCTGCGTGAGGACGTCAGGTCCTCATTTTGCATTTTGCATTTTTAATTTCTGAGCCCTTGCCATGCCTTCTGAGGCTGAGATCCAACGCCGCTACTCCAACCTCCGCGCCGCCATGGCGCGAGAGGACTGCGACGCTCTCGTGGTCTGCGGCAATCAGTACGCCGGCTTCGAAGGAGCGGTGCGTTACGCTTCCGGTTTCGAGATCGTTCACCGCTATGCGCTCGTACTCCTGCCGATGGAAGGCGAACCCACGCTGCTGTTTCCCGCCGAGGCGCGTTGGATCGGCGACAAATCCAAACCCTGGGTGCAGGAACACGTGTGGGCGGAAGTGCCGGGGGAATGGTTGAACGAGCAGGTTCGCAACCAGCACTGGAAGCGCATCGCCATCTACGGCATGAACGACGTCATGACGGTGAAGGACTACCGCGTGCTCGCCAACAGTCCGGCGGACCTTTTCCCTTTCGACCTCCAGTTCGATCTGGCGCGCGCCGTCAAGAGCGAGGAAGAACTCAAAGAGGTCCGCGACAGCATGGCCATCATCCTCGACGGCTTCTGGGAACTGGTGCGCGCCTTCGAGCCTGGCAAGACCGAAGCCCAGATCATGGCGCCCGCCGTCGAGCGCTTTTTCGCCCGCGGCGCCGGACCGCGCATGATGAACATCGTGCTCTCCGGTTCGGGCGGCCAGGCCGAAGCGCACTTCAAGGTGC
The DNA window shown above is from Terriglobales bacterium and carries:
- a CDS encoding M24 family metallopeptidase, giving the protein MPSEAEIQRRYSNLRAAMAREDCDALVVCGNQYAGFEGAVRYASGFEIVHRYALVLLPMEGEPTLLFPAEARWIGDKSKPWVQEHVWAEVPGEWLNEQVRNQHWKRIAIYGMNDVMTVKDYRVLANSPADLFPFDLQFDLARAVKSEEELKEVRDSMAIILDGFWELVRAFEPGKTEAQIMAPAVERFFARGAGPRMMNIVLSGSGGQAEAHFKVPAHRVVGRDDLMLYSLEITGAEGYWVEFSRALIRGQASPVTERMKEAYPAAMEAARKLLREGELASAVHRAVADVFRRHGFALGHLSGHGIGATMLEYPSIGASSPSTDIELKENMIFSLHPQVVDQDGKVCLYTQDTYRVGKTEGENLADVPWRFFTGEEERPQ